The window CCGTGCACAGGCTCACATGGAGAAGCGCCACGAACCGGAGTTCGCGCGTCAGGTGCTGGCCGACGCCCGAAAACGCTTCGAAGGTTTGTTGCCGGATCTTCCGTACATAGGAGGACTCGCGAATCCCTTCACGCCGGTGATCGAGGTCAATGGCTGGATCATTGCGCTGTACTGGGCGTTCTTGGATCGCGGCTCTCAGGCCGAGGAGGCCATTCGCGTCCTGATCGAGGTGGCGGATGAGGTCTTTGCTTCCATGCCTGGTTTCGTACGCCGCCTGGCCGGCCGTTTCGCCTTTGCCTGGCCCGTGCGCAGCTATCTGACGCGTGCGGCCCGGCGCTCGCAACTGCGTCGACATCCCGCGGATTTCGTCTGGGAGGTTCGCGAACGGGAAGACGGAATCTCCCTGGTGTTCGAAGAGTGTGCAGTCCACAAACTCTATCGGGAACTCGACGTCAAAGAACTCGGGCCGTACTGCAACTTCTTCGACGTGACCTACAGCCGGCACCTCGGAATGGGTCTCGACGCGAGTCAGACCAAAGGCCTGGGCTGCGATGTTTGTACGCTGCAGTTTCGCAAGG of the bacterium genome contains:
- a CDS encoding L-2-amino-thiazoline-4-carboxylic acid hydrolase, with the translated sequence MATGQGSDYYQRQSGKLLRRFDWFARRAQAHMEKRHEPEFARQVLADARKRFEGLLPDLPYIGGLANPFTPVIEVNGWIIALYWAFLDRGSQAEEAIRVLIEVADEVFASMPGFVRRLAGRFAFAWPVRSYLTRAARRSQLRRHPADFVWEVREREDGISLVFEECAVHKLYRELDVKELGPYCNFFDVTYSRHLGMGLDASQTKGLGCDVCTLQFRKGQPTPVPPLLEGFFRELPNS